The genome window CTGATTCGTCTCATCGTACACCGGCATATACGTCGCCTCAAGCCATACGGGATTCCCCTTTGCATCTTTGCGTTTCACCTTATCTTGAAAGCTTACTCCACTATATATGCTCTTCCAGAAAGCCTCATATTCCAAACTTTTCGCTAACTCCCCGAAGCAAAAATGTTCATGTTTCATTCCGTACATTTCATCTACCGTATATCCCATGGTCTGGGCAAAAACTTCATTCACATAAGTTACCCGTCTATCCAGATCGAATCGAATAATAGCCAGACTTTTCTCCATCGCCTTGATGACCAGTGCATCGGTTACAACATCTTTCTTTTCCATAGCTAATATAGGCACTTGATAACCCCCACAGTTCATTCCATAATAGATAGCCTTTAACTAGCAAAACAACAATCACAACAACATATGTATCCATCAGGTTCTAATGACTCTACTATTGATACCCAATTTGCAGCATTTTGGATCACCTGTTGTCATTTATTTTTTTATAAGAGAAACTGCTGCACTATATCCGCTGACAACCACTTATTCCATCCGTAAAATGTCTCTGTATCTACTTTTACGTATCGTAACATAAAGCAAAGCAGCATACACTTCTGTATTTCTAACATTTTTTCTGTTTTTTAGTAACCGCTATTACCCTTAGATACTGTATGTCCGCAGGGTAGGAGATCAGTTCGATCAGCATGCCCCTCGGCGCCATTCCATACACAAACTAACTGCCATCACTCATTCCCCTCCCATGTGCCATCAAGGGAACATTACATCTCGGGGTTCAAGTCTCCAGATCAACACGTTCCACCTTTTCATTCTTCTTATATTGGGTGGGTGACTCGCCCATCGTCTTCGTGAACAAAATAGTGAAATAATTAGCATTCTGGTAACCCAAAATATGTGCAATTTCACTTACCTTCATATCCGATGAGGTTAGCAGCCGCTTCGCTTCTCCCATTCTTCGATAGACAATATAACGAATTGGGGAATCATTATATTTGTCCTTGAACACATGAGATAAGTAATAAGGATTCATATGAAAGTACGCAGCGATGTCCTGAAGCTTCAGGTGCTGAAGATAGTTATCATCGAGAAATTCCTTGATCCTTACGGCGAGATGATCCGAATCTTGTTTTTGTGAGGCATTGGGTTGAGCTAACCGCTGAACTATGGCAAGCATTACGCCAAGCAGTCCTTCACAGATTTTGTCATAGCCCGTCTTTTGATTGGAGGATTCCTCATACATGAACTCGAACAGATCGCCAATCCTTCTAGCGTATTCCTTCGTTTCGATATACGGAGACGCGTGTTCAGGAATGATATGCTCTGTTTGCGTTCCATCCGAATAGATATTCGCTATTCCACAATAATAAAGACTGAGTGGACATTTGGGAGAGGTGCATTGTTCATGAATTACACCTTGGTTGTAGATTAACAGATCGCCTTTTTTGACCGT of Paenibacillus sp. FSL R5-0517 contains these proteins:
- a CDS encoding AraC family transcriptional regulator, which produces MIDTSKEESSRLLYIGKVQGNPNWNFPSHMHEDISEMVYVSDGEGVIKINGYPYTVKKGDLLIYNQGVIHEQCTSPKCPLSLYYCGIANIYSDGTQTEHIIPEHASPYIETKEYARRIGDLFEFMYEESSNQKTGYDKICEGLLGVMLAIVQRLAQPNASQKQDSDHLAVRIKEFLDDNYLQHLKLQDIAAYFHMNPYYLSHVFKDKYNDSPIRYIVYRRMGEAKRLLTSSDMKVSEIAHILGYQNANYFTILFTKTMGESPTQYKKNEKVERVDLET